AGGTGATATTGCCGGAGACCGACCTGGCCGGCGCACGGCTTCTGGCCGAGCGCATTCGGGCCAGTGTCGCGGCGCTGGCGCCCTTTGCCAATGACACCCGTGCAGTCACGGTAAGCATCGGCATCGGCCTGTACGAAGCAGGCCCTCAGCACGATCTGGCGAGCGTACTGGGGGCTGCGGACGAGGCGCTCTACCGGGCCAAGGCCAATGGCCGTAACCGGGTAGAGGGGCCTACCCTTTAGGAGCGGGCGCGGGCTGCGTTACGCAGGGCCTTGACCTGGTCGTGGTTACGCTGCACACCTTGCAGTTGTTTTTCTACCAGGGTGTAGGTCTGATCACTGGCGGTGCGGCCAAGCTTGACCAGTTTTTCGCGCGCTTCCTTGTAGGCTTTCAGGGCATGGTCCTCGCCTCGCTCAACCTCATTGAGCACGGCCTCCTCATCCTTGCCGGTGACCATTGCCTTGAGGTTGACCCAGCCACGGTGCAGGTCGCCGCTGATGCTGGTGGAGGTCTCCGGGTCCCCCCCCAGGCGGCGCACTTCACTTTGCAGCTCACCGGCGGCATTGGCGCACTCACCAGCACGCTGGACGAAGAAGGCTTTGAGCTCTGGGTTTTTCACATCATCGGCCGAGGCCTTGAAACCTTTTTCGCCATCCTTGCTGTATTCGATCAGGTCGTTGAGCACATCAATTACGTCTTTGTTGGGGTTGCTCATGTCACGAACTCCTTGGCAGGTGATAGTCATCTGTAATGGAGCAGTGTTCGTGCCAACCCTTTCAGTAAAAATAAATCCTTTAAAATCAATTAGTTAATTTTCTATTAACAGCGACCAAAGCGGCGTTCTGCATGATTGGCGCTTTGGCCTTCGTGCAGATTGCAGTATGGTCGGCGCTTTCCCACAGCCAGGTGCGCCGATGAAACCGGAAACCCTCGAACTGCTGGTCACCCGGACCATGCCCTTTGGCAAATACCAAGGCCGGATCATTGCCGACCTGCCAGGTGACTACCTGGCCTGGTTCGCGCGCAAGGGCTTCCCGGCCGGGGAGCTGGGCGGGTTGCTGGCGCTGATGCATGAAGTCGATCACAACGGCTTGATGGACTTGCTGGAGCCTTTGCGCCAGAAGCATCGGCGCTAGCCAGGGGCGCTTGGCGCCCCTCTACCTCACCCCTTCACCGGCGCCACTGCCAGCTCCACTTGCTCGCTCTTCTTGATCACCGCATACACCACAGCCGTCAGCAGGCTCCCCGCCACGATCGCCAGCAAGTACAGCAACGCATGGTTGATGGCATTAGGGATCAGCAGCACGAACAGGCCACCGTGCGGCGCCATCAGCTTGCAGCCGAAGTACATCGACAGTGCACCGGTCAAGGCCCCCCCGGCCACGCTCGCCGGGATCACCCGCAGCGGGTCCTTGGCGGCAAACGGGATCGCACCTTCAGAGATAAAGCACAGCCCGAGAGCCAGCGCGGCCTTGCCCGCCTCGCGTTCACTCTGGGCGAACTTGCGCCGGGCAAGGAAGCTGGCAATGCCCAGGCCGATCGGCGGCACCATGCCAGCGGCCATGGTCGCCGCCATGGGCGCGTAGCTCGACGAAGCCAGCAGGCCCACCGAGAAGGCATAGGCCGCCTTGTTGATCGGGCCGCCCAGATCGACGCACATCATGCCGCCGAGCACCAGCCCCAACAGGATGGCGTTGGTGGTGCCCATGCTGTCGAGGAAGTGCGTCAGCCCTTCGAGCATGGCCGCCACCGGCTGGCCGACCACGTAGATCATCACCAGGCCGGTGAACAGGCTGGCCAGCAGTGGAATGATCAGGATCGGCTTGAGCGCTTCCAGGCTGCTCGGCAGCCGTGCCCAACGGGCAATGGCCTTAGCGCTGTAGCCGGCCAGAAACCCGGCGATGATGCCACCGATGAAGCCCGCGCCCAGGGTGCTGGCCAGCAGCCCGCCGATCATGCCGGGCGCCAGGCCCGGGCGGTCGGCGATCGACCAGGCGATATAGCCGGCCAACAACGGCACCATCAGCTTGAACGCCGCTTCGCCGCCAATTTGCATCAACGCCGCCGGCAAGGTGCCTGGCTCTTTGTAGGCCTCGATACCGAACACGAACGACAAGGCGATCAGCAGACCGCCCGCCACCACCATCGGCAGCATGAACGACACCCCGGTGAGCAGGTGCTTGTACACGCCGGTCTTCTCGCCCTTGCCTGTGCTGGAAGCCGCAGCGGCATCAGCAGCGTTTTCCACCTTGGCTTCGGCCAGGGCCTTGTCCAAGGTGGCGTGCGCCTGCTTGAGGGCAATGCCGGTGCCGCAGCGGTAGATGCGCTTGCCGGCAAAACGCGCCGTGGGGACTTCGATGTCGGCGGCCAGCAGCACCACGTCGGCCTCGGCGATGGCTTGGGCGGACAATGGGTTGCGTGCCCCCACCGAACCTTGAGTTTCCACGGTGAGTTGGTAGCCCTTCTGCTGCGCGGCCTGCTGCAAGGCCTCCGCGGCCATGAAGGTGTGCGCGACACCGGTCGGGCAGGCCGTGACCGCCACGATCCGTGCGCCAGCGGCCGTTGCCGCTACAGGGCTGTTGGGCACATCCACCAACAGCTGAGCCTTGGCCGCCGCCTCGTCGAGGAAACCCTCGCGGTCGGCCAGCGCCTGGGACGGTGTGCTCTGGTACACGCGCTTGCCAACGAAACGGGCCAGGTCCACCGGCCCGGTGCTGACCACCAACACCCAATCGGCTTCGCTGATCTGCGCCGGCGTCAGCTGCCGCTCAGGGTGCTCGGCATCCTGCACCTCGACGCTGGTGCTCCAGCCGCGACGCTGGGCAGCTGCGGCCAGCAAGCGCGCGCTCAACACACTGGACACCTGGCCGTTGGGGCAGGCGGTGACAATGGCAATGTTCATCGGCAACCCTCTTGTTGTTCTGTCAGTTGCACACCGGCTTCAAGGCGTATCAGTTGCTCGCGGTCACGAATGCCAAAGCCGACCTGGGTCACGGCCTGGGCTGCGATGGCAGTAGCCCGGCACAAGGTCTGGGCAGGCGTCTCGCCCAGCAACAGGCCATGGACCATGCCCGCCACCAGCGAGTCCCCCGCCCCCACGGTGCTGGCAACCTGCACCTTAGGTGGCTGGGCCTGCAGGGCGAGGTCGCGGGCAAACCAGCTGACGCCCTGCTCGCCGGCGGACACCACCACATGCTCGACACCGCTGGCCAACAGCCGCTCGGCCGCAGCGCGTTGCTGCGCTGGGCTTTGCACGTCCAGGCCAAGCACCTCGCCCAGTTCCTCGGTATTGGGTTTGACCAGCCACGGCGCGCTTTGCAGGCCGGCACGCAGGGCTTCGCCGCTGCTGTCGAGGGCGACCTTGAGGCCTTGCGCCTTCAGTTGTTCGAGCAACTGGCGGAACCACTCGGGGCTGATACCCCGGGGCAGGCTGCCCGCCACCACCACTGCATCATGCCCTGGGGCGATCTGTTCCAGGCGCCGCAACAACGCAGAGCGGGCGGCCTCATCGACCTCTGGCCCCTCGCCATTGATATCGGTCACGCGGCCATCGGCTTCGACCAGCTTGATGTTGCTGCGCGTCTCGCCCGGTACGCGGACAAAACAATCGGCAAAGCCACGCCAGTCGATCAAGGCCTCGAACGGCTGCAGGTTGTCCTGCCCGAGAAAGCCACCAACAGTGACGCTGTGGCCAAGGTCGGCCAGTACCTGGGCAACGTTCAGCCCTTTGCCCGCCGCATGGCTGTGTTGGGCCTGGCTGCGGTTGACGTGCCCGGGGCGCAAGGTATCGAGGCCGATGGTGATATCCAGCGCCGGGTTCAGGGTAAGGGTGAGGATCTTGGCCATCAGTAACGCTCCACCAGCGCGCGAACCGCCGCGGCGCTGTCCTGTTGCAAGGCTTCGCGCGCCAGGGCGCGGGCCGTCTGGTGATCGGCCTGGCGGACCAGGGCTTTGACTTCGGCAATGCTGCGGGCGGCGACGCTCAATTCGTCCACATCCAGGCCAAGCAACACGGCCACCGCCTGCGGGTCGGCGGCCAGCTCGCCGCACACGCCCACCCACTTGCCTTCGGCATGGGCAGCGCGCACGGTCATGTCGATCAGGCTCAACACCGCCGGGTGCAGGCCGTCGGCCTGGGCCGAAAGGCTCGGGTGGCCACGGTCGATGGCCAGGGTGTATTGGGTCAGGTCGTTGGTGCCGATGCTGAAGAAGTCCACTTCGCGGGCCAACTGCGGCGCCAGCAAGGCTGCCGAGGGCACTTCGACCATGATGCCCAGTTGCAGGTCTGCCACCGGGATTTCCTCACGCAAGCGCTCGACCATGGCCCGCGCTTCGCGCCATTCGTGCACCTGGCCGACCATCGGGAACATGATCCGCAGCGGGCGCTGGTCGGCTGCGCGCAGCAGTGCGCGCAACTGGTCTTCCATGATCTGCGGTTGCTGCAAGGTCAGGCGCACACCGCGCACGCCGAGGAAGGGGTTGTCTTCGGCAGCGATCGGCCAGTAAGGCAGCGGTTTGTCACCGCCCACATCCAGGGTGCGCACCACCAGGGGCCGCCCACCGAGGCCATCGAGCACGCGGCGGTATTCGGCTTCCTGGGTGGCCACGTCCGGCGCCTGGGGGTGGGCCATGAAAATCAGTTCGGTGCGCAGCAAGCCGACGCCTTCGGCGCCCTGCTCCACGACCTTGTCGATACCGCTGCTCTCGCCGATGTTGGCGAACACCTCGACGGCATGGCCATCGCGGGTGACTGCCGGCTCATGCCGGTCGGCCCAGGCCGCCTGCAGGCGCTGCTCGCGCTGGTCGCGCTCGGCCAGGGCGCGTTGCAGTTCAGCGGCCGCTGGGGCAACACTGACCACGCCGCGTTGCCCATCGAGCAGCAATGGCGTGCCGGCATCGAGCAGCAAAATCGCCGCACCGGCGCCGACTACAGCGGGGATGCCAAGGGCGCGGGCGACGATGGCGCTATGGGCCGTCGCGCCGCCCTGAGCGGTGACGATACCGGCAACCCGGCTCGGGTCCAGCCGGGCCACATCGGAAGGGCCGACCTCGGTCATCACCAGCACATAAGGCTGCTCAGGTTCAACGTGCGCCTGCACGCCGCACAATTGGGCCAGCACGCGGCGGCCGATGTCGCGCAGGTCGGCGGCACGTTCGGCGAGCAAAGCGTCGTGCAGCGACTCCTGCTGCCTCGCGGCCGCCTCAATCACTGCCATCCACGCCGCCGGGGCGCTTTCGCCCTGGGCCAGGCGCTGCTCGACATCGTCGGCCAACGCCGGGTCGGCGAGCATTTCCTGGTGAGTGACAAAGATCTCGCCAATGGCCTTGTCGCTGCGCTGCACCAAGGTGTGCAGCTCGCTGTTCACCGTTGCCAAGGCATCGCGCAGCTTGACCCGTTCCTGGGCGAGGGATTCACCGCGCAGGGGGTAATCGATGGCGCGCTCGACGCAGACGTGGGCCGGCCCATGGGCGATGCCCGGCGCCGCGCCAACACCCTGGATCCGGCTGCCCGCAGCAGGTGCCTGAAGCACTTCCAGCGGCGTGCAGGCAAGCGGTGCAGGGCTTTGCGGCAGCGGCTCGACGTCCTCGCCCAGGCCTGCTTCGATGGCCGCCAGTAGCACCGGCAACGCATCAGCGGCGATGCCGGGTTCGGCTATCAGCTCCAGTTCCTGGCCACGCCGGGCGCCGAGGCTGAGCAGCTTGCTCAGGCTTTTGACCGACACCGCCGGCTGCGCGCTGTCGGTAAGCCGCACCCGGACTTCACCCTCGAAGCCCTTGGCCAACTGCGCCAGCACCTTGGCCGGGCGGGCATGCAAACCATGCGGGTTGGCCAGCACGATGCGCGCACTCGGCCAATCCACCGGCGCCTCGCCGCCCAGCACCTGCAGGACCGCACGGCTGTTGGTGGCCTGGTAGAGCATCTGCCCGCGCCCTTCGATCAGCACCTCGCACAAGCGCTCAAGCAAGGCCTGATGAGCGGCGCCAAGGCTGGCCAGGCAGAACAGGCCGTTAAGCGGCTGATCGCGATAGCGCAGGGGTTGCTGCGGGGTAATGAACGCCAGGCCAGGCTGGCGCACCTGGCGTTCGCTGTGCAGCCACCACAGGCCCTCGCCCAATGGCAACGGCTCGGCCTGCTGCAGCACGGCAGCAAAGCCACTGTCGACGCAACCGGCGCGCTGCAGCAGGCGCGCACCGCGCCAGGCCAACTCATCGAAATCTTCAGCTGGCAGGTTCAGACCGACCAGTTGCGCATCCAGCGCCAACGCCTGCGGCGCGCCTTGCAACAGTTTGAGCAAGGCCTCGGCCGAGCTGGCCCGACGCAGCGCTTCGGCAAGGTCCGTCTCGCCCAGGGCGCGGGTCAGCAATTGCAGCAAGCGCAGGTGTTCATCGGAGCGGGCGGCAATGCCGATGGCCAGGTAGACCCTTTGGCCATCACCCCAGTCCACGCCTTCGGGGAACTGCAGCAGGCGCACACCAGTGGTGTGGACCAGGTCCCGGGTCTGCGGTGTGCCGTGGGGGATGGCAATGCCCTGGCCGAGGAACGTCGAGCCTTGCGCCTCGCGGGCCTGCAGGCCTTGCAGGTAGCCCTCGGCGACCAGGCCGTCGGCAACCAGCTGATCCGCCAGCAGGCGCAATGCCTCGGCCTTGTCCGCGGCCTTCTGGCCCATGGCTATTTGCCCTGTGGCGAGCTCGAGCATGACCTTCTCCTTTTGCAGTGCCCAGGTCGGGTACTGAGGTATTGTTGTGAAATTCACGAAAACGGCCAGTTCAACCGCCTTGCACAGATAGCCGCCGAGGCAGAAAATTTGGCAGCTGAATCGTTTAATCTGACCAGGCGGCCACGTTACTCGATAATCTCCCGAGGAAAAAGCCCCATCCTGTCGGACAATTGCGACAATGGTCGTCTGCGCGTGAGCGCAGCTCCGGGTCAAACTATCCGGTCTGGCCTCGCAGCCAGCCCCGGTAATAACAAGGAAAATTCGGTGAAACTCAGCGATATCGCCCGTCTGGCCGGTGTGTCCGTGACCACTGCCAGCTACGTCATCAATGGCAAGGCCGAACAGCAGCGCATCAGCAGCAGCACTGTCGAGCGCGTGCGCGCAGTGGTCGAGGCCCATGGCTTTACGCCCAACCCGCAAGCCGCTGGCCTGCGCAGCCGGCATACCCGTACGTTGGGCTTCATTCTCCCGGATCTGGAGAACCCCAGCTACGCGCGCATTGCCAAACAGCTCGAACAAGGCGCCCGCGCCCGCGGCTACCAGTTGCTGATTGCCAGCAGCGATGACCAACCGGACAGCGAGCGCCAATTGCAGCAGTTGTTCCGCGCCCGTCGTTGCGATGCACTGTTTGTCGCCAGCTGCCTGCCAGCCGAAGACGACAGCTACCGTGAACTGCAGGACAAGGGCCTGCCGGTGATCGCCATCGACCGCCGCCTGGACCCCGCGCACTTCTGCTCGGTCATCAGCGATGATCGCGACGCCAGCCGCCAGTTGGCCGCCAGCCTGCTGAGCGCGGCCCCGCGCAGCATCGCGCTGATCGGCGCGCGCCCGGAGCTTTCGGTCAGCCAGGCCCGTGCCGGCGGGTTCGACGAGGCCCTGCAAGGCTATGCCGGTGAGGTACGTCGCTACCAGGGCGAGGCGTTCAGCCGCGAATGCGGTCAGCGCCTGATGCAGCAACTGATCGACGAACAGGGTGGTTTGCCAGATGCCCTGGTGACCACCTCCTACGTGCTGCTGCAAGGCGTGTTCGACACCCTGCAGGCGCGCCCCGCCGACTCGCGCCAGCTGCAGCTGGGCACCTTCGGTGACAACCAGTTGCTCGACTTCCTGCCACTTCCGGTCAACGCCATGGCCCAGCAGCACGGGCTGATTGCTGCTACGGCGCTGGAGCTGGCCCTGGCAGCCATCGAGGAGGAGCGTTACGAACCCGGCGTGCACGCCATCGGTCGAACCTTCAAGCAACGCATTACAGCGGGCTGAGCATGCGCCTGATCGACACCCACACCCACCTCGACTTCCCCGACTTCGACGCCGACCGCTCGCGCCTGCTGGCCAACGCGGCGGCGCGAGGAGTGGAACGCATGGTGGTGCTGGGGGTGTATCAGGCGAATTTCCAGCGGGTATGGGACCTGGCCTGCGCCGAAACGCACGTGTTTGCAGCCCTTGGGCTGCATCCGGTTTATCTTGACCAGCATCGCCCGGAACACCTTGCCCAACTGCGCGACTGGCTGGAGCGCCTGCGCGGCGACCCACGCCTGTGCGCCGTGGGCGAGTTCGGGCTGGACTACTACCTGGAAACGCTGGACAAGGGCCGCCAACAGGACCTGTTCGAGGCCCAGTTGCAGCTCGCCTGCGACTTCGAGCTGCCCGCGCTGCTGCACGTACGCCGCAGCCATGCCCAGGTGATCGCCACGCTCAAGCGCTACAAGCCGGCCCGGGCCGGGGTCATCCATGCATTCGCGGGCAGCTACGAAGAGGCGCGCGAATACATCAAGCTCGGTTTCCGCCTTGGTCTTGGCGGGGCGGCTACCTGGCCGCAGGCGTTGCGGTTGCGCAAGACACTGGCACGGCTGCCGCTGGACAGTGTCGTGCTGGAGACCGATGCGCCGGACATGGCCCCGGTGATGTACCCCGGGCAGCGCAACAGCCCGGAGCACCTGCCGGAGATTGCCGTGGCGTTGGCTGAGGTGATTGGCATAGAGGTGGACCTGTTGGCTAACGCCAGCAGCAAGAATGCCTGTGAGTTATTTGGCTGGTAGTGCAGGCCCTTTCGCCCATGGAACAAAACTTGACTCATTGATTTAGCACCGACGCTGTGGGAGCGGGCTTGCCCCGCGAACACCGGCGAAGCCGGTGCCATGCTCCGCGTGGCAGGTCAGACCAGCACGGTCCACAACGCAAACCCGGCATACCACAGCACCGCACAGCGCAGCAGCAACTCCCACAGGCTGTCTAACCGGCTCAGGCCACGCTGGCTGTCCTCCTGCTCGGGAATATCGTCGGCAATCCGGCCAACACGGGCCACCAGGTGCCCGGCGCTGATGTGCCAGTTGAGCAGCTCGTGCAGCATGACGCGGGTCACGGCGACGAAGTTACCAACCAGCGCGAAGCTCAAGGTCATTACCCGCACCGGCAGCCAGTCCATGATGTGCCGCAGTTGCTCGGCACGCGCCTTGAGCGCGGGTTGCTTGCTGTGCTCACCGCACAGCGCCAGCAGGCGATAGGCCAATGCAGCACCTGGGCCGAGCACGAAATACCAGAAGATCACGGCAAAGAAGCTCTGATAGGCCTGCCACAGCAGGTAGCCTTGCACGCGCACCAGCAGGCTATGGGGTTCGTCGGCCACCAGGCCCAGGTCGCGCTCGGCAACGTGCAGGGCAGCCTGATCATCACCCCGCCGCCAGGCATCGCGAAAAGGCCCCAGTGCCGCCTTGGCGTCGCCACGGCCCAGGCTGTAGATCAGCACCAGCAAGTGCACCGGCAACGCCAGCAGCCCATAGGCCACTGGCTCCAGCACATGCAGCAGCAGGACCAGCACCGCCACCGGCGCCAGCACCAAAATGGCCAAGGTCCACCAGGGGTGCACCTTGCCGCTACGCTCCAGGCGCACCAGCTCACCCAGGAAAAAACCGTCGCGCTGTACTTGATGGCGCAATGCCGAGAATTTCTCGACCCACAGTGCCAGCAGCAAAACCAGAAAACTCATGGGTTGTCCTCGTTATCCTTCACGGTTTGGCGATAGCGATGCCAGTCGAATGCCGGGCCTGGGTCGGTCTTGCGCACTGGCGCAATGTCGCTGTGGCCCTGGATGCGCGCAAGGCTGATGACCGGCCAGGCGTTACGGATCTGCCGGGTGAGCTGCTCCAGCGTGGCGTACTGGGCATCGGTGTAAGGCAGGTCGTCAGTGCCTTCGAGCTCGATGCCGATGGAAAAGTCATTGCAGCCCTCGCGCCCGTCGAAACTCGACACCCCGGCATGCCAGGCGCGGTCGAGCAACGACACGAACTGGGTCACCGCGCCATTGCGCTCGACAAACAGATGCGCCGATACCGTCAGGTGACTGATGCTCGCAAAATAGGGGTGTTCATTGGCGTCCAGGCGGTTCTGGAAGAATTCCTGAACCTTGCCGGTGCCGAAACACGCTGGCGGCAGGCTGATGTTGTGGATCACCAGCAAGGAGATCGACTCGCCCTCGGGGCGTGCATTGAAGTTCGGCGAAGGGCAGTGGGTGATTCCGTGGAACCAGCCGGTGGCACGGTCCAATTGCATGGGGCAGATCCTGAAAAAACGCCGGGTACAGAGCAGCAGTATGCCCTGCGTCCGAGGCCGTTTGCATGTGAATCATTGTAATGGTGGTTCAGCGGACCTGCCGTTGCCGCAGCCCTTCGAGCACCGCTTCCAGCGCCCGTTCGAACAGCAAGCCGTCATCGAGCACCCGCACTTCCCCCCGCTGCATCGCCAGGGCAAGGCTGCCAATGTTCCACTCACGCACTTTCATGCCCGTGCGATTGGCGAAGACCAGCCGATCGCTGCTGTCGATACGCGCCACCAGCTTGCAGCGCAGTGGCTGGTCTTCATCGAACACCTCGACCCAGGTGCCGATACGCAAACGCTGCACCTGGCGCAGCTCCGAGGCGTGGCCGTCGGCCACGTGCAGGGGCGCACAAGCCGGCTCTTCGGCCAGTGCCAGCACGATGTCCTCGGCCACAAGCACCGCCTCAAGCTCCGGGTGGTCATCGGCCAGGGGCCCTTGCGACGTGGAGCAGGCGCGCAGGTGCAACTGCTCCAACTGCAAAAAGAAGTCGCGGGTAGCGGTCGAGTCCAGCGCCACGCCAGCCAGGCCTTCGCGCAGTGCCTTGAGCAGCCCAGGCAGCGCTTGCAGCAATTGCTCACACGCCTGTGGGCCGTGGTGCGGGGCGATGCTGGCAAGCAGCGCGTCCAGGGTGGCCAAGGCGTTGTGCCAGGCCTGGGAGCCCTCGCCCTGCTTGAGCCACGCCAGCAACATCACCTGGCTCCAGGCCTGCACCAGCATCTGTACCACCACCTGCGGCAACACCCGTCCACGTAGACGCTGGTTGAGCACGTGCTGCACCTGCTGGCGAGCTTGCAAGGTGCGCGCCCGGCCCTCTTCGGCGTCGCGCGTGCGTTGTTCGAGCAGCTCGTTGCGGCGGCGTTCGTCCTGGCTGAAAGCGATAAAATCGTCGAGCAACTCGGCGAACAGGCTCGGGTCTTCGGTAAAGTCGTTGAGCAGGCGCTGAATGATTCGCTCCACCCGCACATGCAAACTGTCGCGCAATCCTTCACCCCCCTTCTCCCAACCGATCGCAGCACCCGCAATCTCGTTGAGCAAGCGGCGGGCCGGGTGGCTGGCACGGCTGAACAGCCCTTTGTCGAGCAGCGCGACCTTGAGCAGCGGAATATGCAGACGCGCGATCAGCGCCCTGAGGCTGGCCGGAAGGTTGTCGTCGTTGTGGATGTACTCGAACAGCAGGCCGACCAGATTGATCATGTCTTCATCGGCCGTGGCGATGCGCCGGCGTGTGCCACTGCGCACACTTACGCGCAACAGCAGTTGTTCAAGCTGCTGGCCGAGCTCGAAGTCATCTGCCGCCTGCGTGGCGGGTACATAGTGCTGCAGGTGTGAGAGCAGGCGTAGCAGGTCGGCGGTGCTGATCGGCCGGGCAGCGGCCACGGCCTGCAAACGCGGCGCGATCTGCCCCCGCGCCGGGGCCAGGAGTGTTTGCAGCGAAGCAAAATACGCTTGCCCCGCACTGTCGGCGCCCACCTGCCCCTGTGCCTCCAGGCTTGCCGGCCGACGCCCGGCGCTCATGCGCCGGTCCTCGGCGCGCCGCCGTGGGGCCGGTTGCAGCTCGGGCAGCACGCCGGCTGCGGCGAGCAACTGGTTGGCCTCGGCATAGAGCACATCCACAT
The sequence above is drawn from the Pseudomonas putida genome and encodes:
- a CDS encoding ferritin-like domain-containing protein — translated: MSNPNKDVIDVLNDLIEYSKDGEKGFKASADDVKNPELKAFFVQRAGECANAAGELQSEVRRLGGDPETSTSISGDLHRGWVNLKAMVTGKDEEAVLNEVERGEDHALKAYKEAREKLVKLGRTASDQTYTLVEKQLQGVQRNHDQVKALRNAARARS
- a CDS encoding DUF3820 family protein, with amino-acid sequence MKPETLELLVTRTMPFGKYQGRIIADLPGDYLAWFARKGFPAGELGGLLALMHEVDHNGLMDLLEPLRQKHRR
- a CDS encoding PTS fructose-like transporter subunit IIB, encoding MNIAIVTACPNGQVSSVLSARLLAAAAQRRGWSTSVEVQDAEHPERQLTPAQISEADWVLVVSTGPVDLARFVGKRVYQSTPSQALADREGFLDEAAAKAQLLVDVPNSPVAATAAGARIVAVTACPTGVAHTFMAAEALQQAAQQKGYQLTVETQGSVGARNPLSAQAIAEADVVLLAADIEVPTARFAGKRIYRCGTGIALKQAHATLDKALAEAKVENAADAAAASSTGKGEKTGVYKHLLTGVSFMLPMVVAGGLLIALSFVFGIEAYKEPGTLPAALMQIGGEAAFKLMVPLLAGYIAWSIADRPGLAPGMIGGLLASTLGAGFIGGIIAGFLAGYSAKAIARWARLPSSLEALKPILIIPLLASLFTGLVMIYVVGQPVAAMLEGLTHFLDSMGTTNAILLGLVLGGMMCVDLGGPINKAAYAFSVGLLASSSYAPMAATMAAGMVPPIGLGIASFLARRKFAQSEREAGKAALALGLCFISEGAIPFAAKDPLRVIPASVAGGALTGALSMYFGCKLMAPHGGLFVLLIPNAINHALLYLLAIVAGSLLTAVVYAVIKKSEQVELAVAPVKG
- the pfkB gene encoding 1-phosphofructokinase, coding for MAKILTLTLNPALDITIGLDTLRPGHVNRSQAQHSHAAGKGLNVAQVLADLGHSVTVGGFLGQDNLQPFEALIDWRGFADCFVRVPGETRSNIKLVEADGRVTDINGEGPEVDEAARSALLRRLEQIAPGHDAVVVAGSLPRGISPEWFRQLLEQLKAQGLKVALDSSGEALRAGLQSAPWLVKPNTEELGEVLGLDVQSPAQQRAAAERLLASGVEHVVVSAGEQGVSWFARDLALQAQPPKVQVASTVGAGDSLVAGMVHGLLLGETPAQTLCRATAIAAQAVTQVGFGIRDREQLIRLEAGVQLTEQQEGCR
- the ptsP gene encoding phosphoenolpyruvate--protein phosphotransferase, translated to MLELATGQIAMGQKAADKAEALRLLADQLVADGLVAEGYLQGLQAREAQGSTFLGQGIAIPHGTPQTRDLVHTTGVRLLQFPEGVDWGDGQRVYLAIGIAARSDEHLRLLQLLTRALGETDLAEALRRASSAEALLKLLQGAPQALALDAQLVGLNLPAEDFDELAWRGARLLQRAGCVDSGFAAVLQQAEPLPLGEGLWWLHSERQVRQPGLAFITPQQPLRYRDQPLNGLFCLASLGAAHQALLERLCEVLIEGRGQMLYQATNSRAVLQVLGGEAPVDWPSARIVLANPHGLHARPAKVLAQLAKGFEGEVRVRLTDSAQPAVSVKSLSKLLSLGARRGQELELIAEPGIAADALPVLLAAIEAGLGEDVEPLPQSPAPLACTPLEVLQAPAAGSRIQGVGAAPGIAHGPAHVCVERAIDYPLRGESLAQERVKLRDALATVNSELHTLVQRSDKAIGEIFVTHQEMLADPALADDVEQRLAQGESAPAAWMAVIEAAARQQESLHDALLAERAADLRDIGRRVLAQLCGVQAHVEPEQPYVLVMTEVGPSDVARLDPSRVAGIVTAQGGATAHSAIVARALGIPAVVGAGAAILLLDAGTPLLLDGQRGVVSVAPAAAELQRALAERDQREQRLQAAWADRHEPAVTRDGHAVEVFANIGESSGIDKVVEQGAEGVGLLRTELIFMAHPQAPDVATQEAEYRRVLDGLGGRPLVVRTLDVGGDKPLPYWPIAAEDNPFLGVRGVRLTLQQPQIMEDQLRALLRAADQRPLRIMFPMVGQVHEWREARAMVERLREEIPVADLQLGIMVEVPSAALLAPQLAREVDFFSIGTNDLTQYTLAIDRGHPSLSAQADGLHPAVLSLIDMTVRAAHAEGKWVGVCGELAADPQAVAVLLGLDVDELSVAARSIAEVKALVRQADHQTARALAREALQQDSAAAVRALVERY
- the cra gene encoding catabolite repressor/activator codes for the protein MKLSDIARLAGVSVTTASYVINGKAEQQRISSSTVERVRAVVEAHGFTPNPQAAGLRSRHTRTLGFILPDLENPSYARIAKQLEQGARARGYQLLIASSDDQPDSERQLQQLFRARRCDALFVASCLPAEDDSYRELQDKGLPVIAIDRRLDPAHFCSVISDDRDASRQLAASLLSAAPRSIALIGARPELSVSQARAGGFDEALQGYAGEVRRYQGEAFSRECGQRLMQQLIDEQGGLPDALVTTSYVLLQGVFDTLQARPADSRQLQLGTFGDNQLLDFLPLPVNAMAQQHGLIAATALELALAAIEEERYEPGVHAIGRTFKQRITAG
- a CDS encoding TatD family hydrolase, which gives rise to MRLIDTHTHLDFPDFDADRSRLLANAAARGVERMVVLGVYQANFQRVWDLACAETHVFAALGLHPVYLDQHRPEHLAQLRDWLERLRGDPRLCAVGEFGLDYYLETLDKGRQQDLFEAQLQLACDFELPALLHVRRSHAQVIATLKRYKPARAGVIHAFAGSYEEAREYIKLGFRLGLGGAATWPQALRLRKTLARLPLDSVVLETDAPDMAPVMYPGQRNSPEHLPEIAVALAEVIGIEVDLLANASSKNACELFGW
- the ampE gene encoding regulatory signaling modulator protein AmpE; this encodes MSFLVLLLALWVEKFSALRHQVQRDGFFLGELVRLERSGKVHPWWTLAILVLAPVAVLVLLLHVLEPVAYGLLALPVHLLVLIYSLGRGDAKAALGPFRDAWRRGDDQAALHVAERDLGLVADEPHSLLVRVQGYLLWQAYQSFFAVIFWYFVLGPGAALAYRLLALCGEHSKQPALKARAEQLRHIMDWLPVRVMTLSFALVGNFVAVTRVMLHELLNWHISAGHLVARVGRIADDIPEQEDSQRGLSRLDSLWELLLRCAVLWYAGFALWTVLV
- the ampD gene encoding 1,6-anhydro-N-acetylmuramyl-L-alanine amidase AmpD, coding for MQLDRATGWFHGITHCPSPNFNARPEGESISLLVIHNISLPPACFGTGKVQEFFQNRLDANEHPYFASISHLTVSAHLFVERNGAVTQFVSLLDRAWHAGVSSFDGREGCNDFSIGIELEGTDDLPYTDAQYATLEQLTRQIRNAWPVISLARIQGHSDIAPVRKTDPGPAFDWHRYRQTVKDNEDNP